The following are from one region of the bacterium genome:
- a CDS encoding T9SS type A sorting domain-containing protein, with the protein MRRPILLRGCAVLLALLVATGAGATTITIVNLDGPGEGFNDPTPAAPVGGNNGLTVGAQRLNAFEFAASIWESILDSDVEIRIGARFDPLSCNASSGVLGAAGPQSLYHSFPNAPLPTTWYVDAEADMLAGFDQNSGAQDIGATFNSMLGTTGCLESSSWYYGFDDVEPAGGINLVIVLLHEFSHGLGFLSIVDEADGTAPFGILDVYSRYLYDTTVGLHWANMSNAQRAASAINTDNLVWDGPSVTGAAPDVLCAETVVEITAPAGSAGIYDAPLALFGAACGATVTGPIVEVNDGVGVGSDACSATGQDLSGRIALIDRGTCAFITKVLNAQNAGAIGAIVVNNVAGDAFAMGGEDPSITIPSVMVSLADGTTIRAGLGSGLTGSIRPDATRIAGADDQGRVRVYNPNPIEPGSSISHFTTSAFPNLLMEPAINSDLPVDVDLTRQLFFDIGWRFFEVAVQQLPALAGERRDGAVHLSWQINPDLLSHQVYVHREQENTARVQVSPGALPWAATSYVDETAPEGPVDYWLELVSPEGDRSWQGPVGVDGVVFGSRFAFAPGFPNPFVTETSFAFTLPAGGAVRVTVHDLRGRLVQELAAGTETAGRHVVTWDGRDARGARVAAGMYYARIDFEGQVRSRKIMVMK; encoded by the coding sequence ATGAGACGTCCCATCCTGCTGCGCGGCTGCGCCGTGCTTCTCGCGCTGCTGGTCGCCACCGGCGCCGGCGCCACCACGATCACCATCGTCAACCTCGACGGGCCCGGCGAGGGTTTCAACGACCCGACGCCCGCCGCTCCCGTCGGCGGCAACAACGGCCTGACGGTGGGCGCCCAGCGCCTGAACGCCTTCGAGTTCGCCGCCTCGATCTGGGAGAGCATCCTGGACAGCGACGTGGAGATCCGCATCGGGGCCAGGTTCGACCCCCTGAGCTGCAATGCCTCGAGCGGCGTGCTCGGCGCGGCCGGCCCCCAGTCGCTGTACCACAGCTTCCCCAACGCGCCGCTGCCCACCACGTGGTACGTCGATGCCGAGGCCGACATGCTGGCCGGCTTCGACCAGAACAGCGGCGCCCAGGACATCGGCGCCACCTTCAACTCCATGCTCGGCACGACCGGCTGCCTGGAATCGTCGTCGTGGTACTACGGGTTCGACGACGTGGAACCGGCCGGCGGCATCAACCTGGTGATCGTGCTCCTGCACGAGTTCAGCCACGGCCTCGGCTTCCTCAGCATCGTCGACGAGGCGGACGGCACGGCGCCGTTCGGCATCCTCGACGTGTACTCGCGCTACCTCTACGACACGACGGTCGGCCTGCACTGGGCCAACATGTCCAACGCCCAGCGCGCCGCCTCGGCCATCAACACCGACAACCTCGTGTGGGACGGTCCGTCGGTGACCGGCGCCGCGCCGGACGTGCTCTGCGCCGAGACCGTGGTCGAGATCACCGCCCCGGCCGGCAGCGCCGGCATCTACGATGCGCCCCTCGCCCTCTTCGGGGCGGCCTGCGGCGCGACGGTGACGGGCCCGATCGTCGAGGTGAACGACGGCGTGGGCGTGGGCAGCGACGCCTGCTCGGCCACCGGCCAGGACCTGTCCGGCCGGATCGCCCTCATCGACCGGGGCACCTGCGCCTTCATCACGAAGGTGCTGAACGCCCAGAACGCCGGCGCCATCGGGGCCATCGTCGTCAACAACGTGGCCGGCGACGCCTTCGCCATGGGCGGCGAGGACCCGAGCATCACGATCCCGTCGGTCATGGTCTCCCTGGCCGACGGCACCACGATCCGGGCCGGCCTCGGCTCGGGCCTGACCGGCTCGATCCGGCCCGACGCCACGCGCATCGCCGGCGCCGACGACCAGGGCCGGGTGCGGGTGTACAACCCGAATCCGATCGAGCCCGGCTCGTCCATCTCGCACTTCACGACCTCGGCGTTCCCCAACCTGCTCATGGAGCCGGCCATCAACTCGGACCTGCCCGTGGACGTCGACCTCACGCGCCAGCTCTTCTTCGACATCGGCTGGCGCTTCTTCGAGGTGGCCGTGCAGCAGCTGCCCGCCCTGGCGGGCGAGCGCCGCGACGGCGCCGTGCACCTGAGCTGGCAGATCAATCCGGACCTGCTCTCGCACCAGGTCTACGTGCACCGCGAGCAGGAGAACACGGCCCGCGTGCAGGTGAGCCCCGGCGCCCTGCCCTGGGCCGCCACCTCGTATGTCGACGAGACGGCGCCCGAGGGCCCCGTCGACTACTGGCTCGAGCTGGTCTCGCCCGAGGGCGACCGCAGCTGGCAGGGCCCCGTCGGCGTCGACGGCGTGGTCTTCGGCAGCCGCTTCGCCTTCGCGCCCGGCTTCCCCAACCCGTTCGTCACCGAGACGAGCTTCGCCTTCACCCTGCCCGCGGGCGGGGCCGTGCGCGTGACGGTGCACGACCTGCGCGGCCGGCTGGTGCAGGAGCTCGCCGCGGGCACCGAGACGGCCGGGCGCCACGTGGTGACGTGGGACGGCCGCGACGCGCGCGGCGCCCGCGTGGCCGCCGGCATGTACTACGCCCGGATCGATTTCGAGGGGCAGGTGCGGAGCCGGAAGATCATGGTGATGAAGTAG
- the gmd gene encoding GDP-mannose 4,6-dehydratase, which yields MAQKALITGITGQDGSYLAEFLLDKGYEVFGMLRRSSTETCQRVEHLKSRLRFLQGDLLDQASLVSCLEESRPDEIYNLAAQSFVPTSWNQPTLTGQFTGLAVSRMLEAMRQVVPGARFYQASSSEMFGKVREVPQNELTPFHPRSPYAVAKCYGHHITVNYRESYGLFAASGILFNHESPRRGLEFVTRKISDGVARIKLGRADELRLGNLDSQRDWGYAGDYVEAMWLMLQHDEPDDFVIATGETHSIRDFLDIAFGHVDLDWAAYVKQDDRFLRPAEVDQLIGDYGKAKRVLGWEPRVGFAELVRMMVDADLALLGGAAAAR from the coding sequence ATGGCGCAGAAAGCCCTCATCACCGGCATCACTGGCCAGGACGGATCCTATCTCGCCGAGTTCCTCCTGGACAAGGGATATGAGGTCTTCGGCATGCTGCGCCGGTCGAGCACCGAGACCTGCCAGCGCGTCGAACACCTGAAGAGCCGCCTGCGCTTCCTGCAGGGCGATCTCCTGGACCAGGCTTCGCTGGTGTCGTGCCTCGAGGAGTCCCGGCCGGACGAGATCTACAACCTGGCCGCCCAGAGCTTCGTGCCCACGAGCTGGAACCAGCCCACCCTCACCGGCCAGTTCACCGGACTGGCGGTCTCGCGCATGCTCGAGGCCATGCGCCAGGTGGTGCCCGGCGCCCGCTTCTACCAGGCCAGCAGCAGCGAGATGTTCGGCAAGGTGCGCGAGGTGCCCCAGAACGAGCTGACGCCCTTCCACCCCCGCAGCCCCTACGCCGTGGCCAAGTGCTACGGCCATCACATCACCGTGAACTACCGCGAGAGCTACGGCCTGTTCGCGGCCTCGGGCATCCTCTTCAACCACGAGAGCCCCCGCCGCGGGCTCGAGTTCGTCACCCGCAAGATCTCCGACGGCGTCGCGCGCATCAAGCTGGGCCGGGCCGACGAACTGCGCCTGGGCAACCTCGACAGTCAGCGCGACTGGGGCTACGCGGGCGACTACGTCGAGGCCATGTGGCTCATGCTGCAGCACGACGAGCCCGACGACTTCGTCATCGCCACCGGCGAGACCCACTCCATCCGCGATTTCCTCGACATCGCCTTCGGCCACGTCGACCTCGACTGGGCCGCCTACGTCAAGCAGGACGACCGCTTCCTGCGTCCGGCCGAGGTCGACCAGCTCATCGGCGACTATGGCAAGGCGAAACGGGTGCTGGGGTGGGAGCCCCGCGTCGGATTCGCGGAGCTGGTGCGGATGATGGTCGACGCCGATCTGGCCCTGCTGGGCGGCGCGGCCGCCGCCCGCTGA
- a CDS encoding tetratricopeptide repeat protein has protein sequence MPSRQFMTGLPLLLVLLATTPAAAQDAAADSVAGGIRLGVPAAEENMTDEDRIAMLNQKLTKNPADAKAWNDLGVIYANQEKYDLARDSFIRAVQSSPLEGDYHRNLGMVFSRLGDFDMAVAEYGQYRKFDQLGGQDYWRLIGGAQKDAGMLDQARATFAEGLKAFEPDLGPEGFRLVLQLNQLEAEQGDDQAVRDLLEARAPVAERFLAGLADNPDAEAEDGYREARSIVHNRVNLMVDDAKLMEDSGLFPDAARLYKQAYEMTPGRDDLLPRLVDCYLKQDMQREAGVAARRAREDHPDKAGTWIATGKVYEQTSRREDAVAAYEQAYEIEPLDDVRVAIGNLYMRMGNDKEASKWLKAGVSGSDAKPEVVYNYAVSLMREEKFHAAIPSLRNVVRDKPDFYNGWIALAQCLQMTKQYAAAVEPYQQAFNLQPDARTAFHMGSMAQKADQFEKAVSSYEMAIALDPTYDKAQYNLALSYMGAKRYEDAVAAFDKLIEIEGPSYRAYYSQGLSYYYLGRYDEALEAYDSAMAEKETVNVFNNIGLVYDKLGNKKEAAKWYKDAQALKGGG, from the coding sequence ATGCCCTCCCGACAGTTCATGACCGGCCTGCCCCTGCTCCTGGTCCTGCTGGCCACGACGCCCGCCGCCGCCCAGGACGCCGCCGCCGATTCGGTCGCCGGCGGCATCCGGCTCGGCGTCCCGGCCGCCGAGGAGAACATGACCGACGAGGATCGCATCGCGATGCTCAACCAGAAGCTCACGAAGAATCCCGCCGATGCGAAGGCGTGGAACGACCTGGGCGTCATCTACGCCAACCAGGAGAAGTACGACCTGGCCCGCGATTCCTTCATCCGCGCGGTCCAGTCGTCGCCCCTGGAAGGCGACTACCACCGCAACCTGGGCATGGTCTTCTCGCGGCTGGGCGACTTCGACATGGCCGTGGCCGAGTACGGCCAGTACCGGAAGTTCGACCAGCTCGGCGGCCAGGACTACTGGCGGCTGATCGGCGGCGCCCAGAAGGACGCCGGCATGCTCGACCAGGCCCGCGCCACCTTCGCGGAGGGACTCAAGGCCTTCGAGCCCGATCTGGGGCCGGAGGGCTTCCGTCTGGTGCTGCAGCTCAACCAGCTCGAGGCCGAACAGGGCGACGACCAGGCCGTCCGCGACCTGCTCGAGGCCCGGGCCCCGGTGGCCGAGCGATTCCTCGCCGGCCTGGCCGACAATCCGGACGCCGAGGCCGAGGACGGCTACCGCGAGGCGCGCTCCATCGTGCACAACCGCGTGAACCTGATGGTCGACGACGCCAAGCTCATGGAGGACTCGGGCCTGTTCCCCGACGCCGCCAGGCTCTACAAGCAGGCCTACGAGATGACGCCGGGGCGCGACGACCTGCTGCCGCGCCTGGTCGACTGCTACCTCAAGCAGGACATGCAGCGCGAGGCGGGGGTGGCCGCGCGGCGGGCCCGCGAGGACCATCCGGACAAGGCCGGCACCTGGATCGCCACCGGCAAGGTGTACGAGCAGACCAGCCGCCGCGAGGACGCGGTCGCGGCCTACGAACAGGCCTACGAGATCGAGCCCCTCGACGACGTGCGCGTGGCCATCGGCAACCTCTACATGCGCATGGGCAACGACAAGGAGGCCAGCAAGTGGCTCAAGGCCGGCGTCAGCGGCAGCGATGCCAAGCCCGAGGTGGTCTACAACTACGCCGTCAGCCTCATGCGCGAGGAGAAGTTCCACGCGGCGATCCCGTCGCTGCGCAACGTGGTGCGCGACAAGCCCGACTTCTACAACGGCTGGATCGCCCTGGCCCAGTGCCTGCAGATGACGAAGCAGTACGCCGCGGCCGTCGAGCCCTACCAGCAGGCGTTCAACCTGCAGCCCGACGCCAGGACCGCCTTCCACATGGGCTCGATGGCGCAGAAGGCCGACCAGTTCGAGAAGGCGGTCTCGTCGTACGAGATGGCCATCGCCCTGGATCCGACCTACGACAAGGCCCAGTACAACCTGGCCCTCAGCTACATGGGCGCCAAGCGCTACGAGGACGCCGTGGCCGCCTTCGACAAGCTGATCGAGATCGAGGGGCCGTCGTACCGGGCCTACTACAGCCAGGGCCTGTCGTACTACTACCTCGGCCGCTACGACGAGGCCCTCGAGGCCTACGATTCGGCCATGGCCGAGAAGGAGACGGTGAACGTCTTCAACAACATCGGGCTCGTGTACGACAAGTTGGGCAACAAGAAGGAAGCGGCGAAGTGGTACAAGGACGCCCAGGCCCTGAAGGGGGGCGGTTGA
- a CDS encoding alpha/beta hydrolase → MIRCRRRDPRLALLPALLLLGAALPAFADDPAPAAPGGADPAARAREIVEGRGEFEMVLIHGLGANATVWDDVLPFLKNTFRVAVFEFAGHGATQPIADDTIAKESERLREFIAEHDFVYPTLVGHGMGGMIAMQYALDHPADVHRLIVIDAAPKQLATQAEKAAVGEQLLGNYDRFVAARYLQMSGDEAISQRAMDMALRTDSATFISLLMSSFDFDLTGRLNTLSVPLLVIGSEMMFPPADSSRHLLHHYGFSHARSLSFKRIAKAGHYVMLEQPVMTASVLLAFGVTADYQFDQ, encoded by the coding sequence ATGATCCGATGCCGCCGCCGGGACCCGCGCCTGGCCCTGCTGCCCGCCCTGCTCCTGCTCGGCGCGGCCCTGCCCGCCTTCGCCGACGACCCCGCCCCCGCCGCCCCGGGCGGCGCGGATCCGGCCGCACGGGCCCGGGAGATCGTCGAGGGGCGGGGCGAGTTCGAGATGGTGCTGATCCATGGGCTCGGGGCCAACGCCACCGTGTGGGACGACGTCCTGCCGTTCCTGAAGAACACCTTCCGTGTCGCCGTCTTCGAGTTTGCCGGCCACGGCGCGACCCAGCCCATCGCCGACGACACCATCGCCAAGGAGTCGGAGCGGCTCCGGGAGTTCATCGCCGAACACGATTTCGTCTACCCCACCCTCGTCGGGCACGGCATGGGCGGCATGATCGCGATGCAGTACGCGCTCGACCATCCGGCCGACGTGCACCGCCTGATCGTCATCGACGCGGCGCCGAAGCAGCTCGCGACCCAGGCGGAGAAGGCCGCCGTGGGCGAGCAGCTCCTCGGGAACTACGACCGTTTCGTGGCCGCGCGCTACCTGCAGATGAGCGGCGACGAGGCCATCTCCCAGCGCGCCATGGACATGGCCCTGCGCACGGACAGCGCCACCTTCATCTCCCTGCTCATGAGCAGCTTCGATTTCGACCTGACCGGACGCCTGAACACGCTCTCGGTGCCGCTGCTGGTGATCGGAAGCGAAATGATGTTCCCGCCGGCCGACTCCTCGCGCCACCTGCTGCACCACTACGGTTTCAGCCATGCGCGCAGCCTGAGCTTCAAGCGGATCGCCAAGGCGGGGCACTACGTGATGCTGGAGCAGCCGGTGATGACGGCGAGCGTGCTGCTCGCCTTCGGCGTGACGGCGGACTACCAGTTCGACCAGTAG
- a CDS encoding ribonuclease Z, translating to MIRFRILGAGGAIPTPTHTPAAYWVTVDGTAVLMDPGPGALVRLVRCGDAPGGVDAVGLVLFTHLHPDHHGDLVALLFALHSPLTASEAPLRLYGPAGLTDLLAALGGIYGSWLEPRKRELVVTEWAPGAALDLPDGGRIAPFAVDHPQDRLTRGDALGYRFTDAAGHVAVFSGDTGACAGLENAARGCDLLVVECSAPDGLGVTGHLTPAEVGELCAVAGPRRVALTHQYPAAAAADLAAAVRRRFDGPVEQARDDSLYCVPHENGETPT from the coding sequence ATGATCCGCTTCCGCATCCTGGGCGCCGGCGGCGCCATTCCCACCCCCACCCACACCCCGGCCGCCTACTGGGTCACCGTGGACGGCACCGCCGTGCTCATGGATCCCGGACCCGGCGCCCTGGTGCGGCTGGTGCGCTGTGGCGACGCCCCGGGCGGGGTCGACGCCGTCGGGCTGGTGCTCTTCACGCACCTGCATCCGGACCATCACGGCGACCTCGTGGCCCTGCTCTTCGCCCTGCACTCGCCGCTGACGGCGAGCGAGGCGCCCCTGCGCCTGTACGGGCCGGCGGGCCTGACCGACCTGCTCGCCGCCCTCGGCGGCATCTACGGCTCGTGGCTCGAGCCGCGCAAACGCGAACTCGTGGTCACGGAATGGGCGCCCGGCGCGGCCCTGGACCTGCCCGACGGAGGGCGCATCGCACCCTTCGCCGTGGACCACCCCCAGGACCGGCTCACGCGCGGCGACGCCCTCGGCTACCGCTTCACCGACGCCGCGGGCCACGTGGCGGTGTTTTCCGGGGACACCGGCGCGTGTGCGGGGTTGGAGAACGCGGCGCGCGGCTGCGACCTGCTCGTGGTCGAGTGCTCGGCCCCGGACGGTCTCGGCGTGACGGGCCACCTGACGCCGGCGGAGGTGGGCGAGCTGTGCGCCGTCGCCGGCCCGCGGCGGGTCGCGCTGACCCATCAGTATCCGGCCGCCGCCGCCGCCGACCTGGCCGCCGCCGTGCGCCGCCGGTTCGACGGTCCGGTCGAGCAGGCCCGCGACGACAGCCTCTATTGCGTGCCCCACGAGAACGGAGAGACACCGACATGA